The Streptomyces sp. NBC_01197 genome window below encodes:
- a CDS encoding type II secretion system F family protein, giving the protein MAQAADHDRGRVVTALVFLAVLCAGTALWMLGERERGLRRGRLLFAGGSGKSVTPWGDALRDRVRERLRPEWLCPVAAGAVAVLGGSVLPLLLGVLAVPFLGRRLRAVAAARDRLARTDAVIALCGAVAAELRAGKQPGEALLAAGRGSGALGAAEAAVLAAARFGGDVPEALRRAAREPGAGGLRGAAACWRVSVDGGAGLAAGLEGLEGALRAERDQRAGLRAELAGARSTVLVLALLPAGGLLLGTALGADPLWTLLHTPAGLCCLFAGGVLESAGFFWAGRIVRAGEDV; this is encoded by the coding sequence ATGGCCCAGGCTGCGGACCATGATCGGGGGCGCGTCGTGACGGCTCTGGTCTTTCTGGCCGTGCTCTGTGCGGGTACGGCCTTGTGGATGCTGGGCGAGCGGGAGCGGGGACTGCGCAGGGGGCGGCTGCTGTTCGCGGGCGGTTCGGGGAAGAGCGTTACACCGTGGGGCGATGCGCTCCGCGACCGGGTGCGTGAGCGTCTGCGGCCGGAGTGGCTCTGTCCGGTGGCGGCCGGAGCTGTGGCGGTACTGGGCGGATCGGTGCTGCCGCTCCTGCTGGGGGTACTTGCCGTGCCGTTCCTCGGCCGGCGGTTGCGGGCCGTGGCTGCGGCGCGGGACCGGCTGGCGCGAACCGACGCGGTGATCGCGCTGTGCGGAGCGGTGGCTGCCGAACTGCGGGCCGGGAAGCAGCCAGGAGAGGCGTTGCTGGCTGCCGGGCGGGGGTCGGGGGCCCTGGGTGCGGCCGAGGCCGCGGTACTGGCGGCGGCGCGGTTCGGCGGGGACGTGCCCGAGGCGCTGCGGCGTGCGGCGCGGGAGCCAGGAGCGGGTGGCCTGCGCGGTGCGGCCGCTTGTTGGCGGGTGTCGGTGGACGGGGGCGCCGGCCTCGCGGCCGGCCTCGAAGGGCTGGAGGGCGCGCTGCGCGCCGAGCGCGACCAACGAGCCGGTCTCCGGGCGGAACTGGCAGGCGCGCGGTCGACGGTGCTGGTCCTCGCGTTGCTTCCGGCAGGCGGCCTGCTGCTGGGCACTGCCCTCGGGGCCGATCCGCTGTGGACCCTGCTGCACACTCCGGCGGGGCTGTGCTGCCTGTTCGCGGGCGGGGTGCTGGAGAGCGCGGGGTTCTTCTGGGCAGGGCGGATCGTACGGGCCGGTGAGGACGTATGA
- a CDS encoding TadA family conjugal transfer-associated ATPase — MITTPVSVGSPSPAGTPPLLEAVRQRLAESGAEPTPARVAAALRAQGRLLGDAEVLGHAEELRSELVGSGRLEALLADPAVTDVLVAAPDRVWVDRGAGLELTDVAFPDTAAVRRLAQRLAAVAGRRLDDARPWVDARLPDGTRMHAVLEPVAVGSTCLSLRVVRPKAFSLEELVAAGTVPPGGGQVLRALIDARLSFLVSGGTGSGKTTLLSSLLSMVGPAERIVLAEDSSELRPEHPHVVRLESRPPNQEGAGRVTLRDLVRQALRMRPDRLVVGEVRGAEVTELLAALNTGHEGGCGTVHANAACDVPARLEALGTAAGLDRAALHSQLAAALAVVVHLVRDRSGRRRVAEVHALERDATGLVVTVPALRWGPEGFTEGPGWPRLRTMIGGAS; from the coding sequence GTGATCACGACACCCGTGTCCGTCGGGTCACCGTCTCCCGCCGGTACGCCGCCGCTGCTCGAGGCCGTACGCCAGCGGCTCGCGGAGAGCGGGGCCGAGCCCACACCGGCACGGGTGGCAGCCGCACTGCGCGCCCAGGGGCGGCTGCTGGGGGACGCGGAAGTGCTGGGACATGCCGAGGAACTGCGGTCCGAACTCGTGGGCTCGGGAAGGCTGGAGGCTCTGCTCGCCGATCCGGCGGTGACCGATGTGCTGGTGGCCGCGCCCGACCGGGTCTGGGTGGACCGGGGGGCTGGACTGGAACTGACCGATGTGGCCTTCCCGGACACGGCTGCGGTGCGCCGCCTGGCACAGCGGCTCGCCGCCGTGGCCGGGCGGCGGCTCGACGATGCCAGGCCCTGGGTGGACGCACGCCTGCCGGACGGGACACGGATGCATGCGGTGCTCGAACCAGTGGCCGTCGGGTCGACGTGCCTCTCGCTGCGGGTGGTGCGGCCGAAGGCTTTCTCCCTGGAGGAGCTGGTGGCGGCGGGCACGGTCCCGCCGGGCGGCGGCCAGGTGCTGCGGGCGTTGATCGACGCCCGGCTGTCCTTCCTGGTCAGCGGTGGCACCGGCTCGGGCAAGACCACGCTCCTGTCGTCTCTGCTGAGCATGGTGGGGCCTGCCGAGCGGATTGTGCTGGCAGAGGACTCCTCCGAACTGCGCCCGGAGCACCCGCATGTGGTCCGGCTGGAGTCGCGTCCGCCGAACCAGGAGGGCGCGGGCCGGGTGACCTTGCGGGATCTGGTGCGCCAGGCCCTGCGGATGCGGCCCGACCGTTTGGTGGTGGGGGAGGTGCGCGGGGCCGAGGTCACCGAGCTGCTGGCCGCGCTGAACACCGGACACGAAGGAGGCTGCGGGACTGTACACGCGAATGCCGCGTGCGACGTTCCGGCCCGCCTTGAGGCACTCGGGACGGCCGCCGGGCTCGACCGGGCCGCCCTGCACAGTCAGTTGGCGGCGGCGCTTGCGGTTGTGGTGCATCTCGTACGGGATCGGAGCGGACGGCGCAGGGTCGCCGAGGTTCATGCGCTGGAGCGGGACGCGACGGGGCTGGTGGTGACGGTGCCCGCGCTGCGCTGGGGCCCGGAGGGCTTCACCGAGGGGCCCGGATGGCCCAGGCTGCGGACCATGATCGGGGGCGCGTCGTGA
- the ssd gene encoding septum site-determining protein Ssd has product MAGSITPDRLPTAGKRRGGPLIVTEDAVLLDDLLRLCAAAGAEPEVHHGVPEHKGGWESAPLILVGDDAAARVRGGARRPGVYLVGKDQDDPDVWQRAVEIGAEYVLRLPDAESWLVERIADVAEGAGDQALTVGVIGGRGGAGASTLACALAVTAARSGQRTVLIDGDPLGGGLDVLLGGEHAQGRRWPDFARSKGRVAGSALEESLPEMHGLRVLSWDRTDSVMIAPEAMRAVLAAARRGGGVVVVDLPRRVDEGVAEALAQLDLGLLVVPGELRAVAAAARVASMAGMVLQDLRAVVRGPYAPGLDEEWVARALELPLAGELPSEEGLLAAESGGAPPGSRARGPLARFCTAFWAQALSGRGVS; this is encoded by the coding sequence TTGGCTGGATCCATCACACCTGATCGGCTGCCGACGGCCGGGAAGCGGCGGGGCGGACCGCTCATCGTCACCGAGGACGCCGTGCTCCTCGACGACCTGCTGCGGCTGTGCGCCGCGGCCGGCGCCGAGCCGGAGGTCCATCACGGCGTGCCCGAGCACAAGGGCGGCTGGGAGAGCGCGCCGCTGATCCTCGTCGGGGACGACGCGGCGGCCAGGGTGCGCGGGGGCGCCCGCAGGCCAGGGGTGTACCTCGTGGGAAAGGACCAGGACGACCCCGATGTCTGGCAGCGGGCCGTCGAGATCGGAGCGGAGTACGTGCTGCGGCTGCCGGACGCCGAGAGCTGGCTCGTCGAGCGGATCGCGGACGTGGCCGAAGGGGCGGGGGACCAGGCGCTCACCGTCGGGGTGATCGGCGGCCGGGGCGGGGCCGGGGCATCCACGCTGGCGTGCGCGCTGGCGGTCACCGCGGCCCGGAGCGGGCAGCGCACCGTGCTCATCGACGGGGACCCACTGGGCGGAGGCCTCGATGTGCTGCTCGGAGGCGAACATGCGCAGGGCAGACGGTGGCCGGATTTCGCCCGTTCCAAGGGGCGGGTGGCCGGCAGCGCGCTGGAGGAGTCCCTGCCGGAGATGCACGGGCTCCGTGTCCTCAGCTGGGACCGGACGGACTCCGTGATGATCGCGCCGGAGGCCATGCGCGCCGTTCTGGCGGCCGCGCGCAGGGGCGGCGGAGTGGTCGTCGTGGATCTGCCCCGGCGGGTCGACGAGGGCGTCGCGGAGGCGCTCGCCCAGCTCGATCTCGGGCTCCTGGTGGTCCCGGGGGAACTCCGGGCGGTCGCTGCCGCAGCCAGGGTGGCCTCCATGGCCGGCATGGTCCTCCAGGACCTGCGGGCGGTGGTTCGCGGGCCCTACGCGCCAGGGCTGGACGAGGAGTGGGTGGCTCGGGCACTGGAGCTGCCCCTCGCGGGTGAACTGCCCTCCGAGGAAGGGCTGCTCGCGGCGGAGAGCGGCGGCGCTCCGCCGGGCAGCCGGGCCCGGGGGCCACTGGCCAGGTTCTGTACGGCCTTCTGGGCGCAGGCACTGTCGGGCCGGGGTGTCTCGTGA
- a CDS encoding HAD family hydrolase, which yields MLRAVENHSSPRTAAFFDLDKTVIAKSSTLTFSKSFYQGGLINRRAVLRTAYAQFVFLAGGADHDQMERMREYLSALCKGWNVRQVKQIVAETLHDLIDPIIYDEAASLIEEHHTAGRDVVIVSTSGAEVVEPIGELLGADRVVATRMVVGADGCFTGEVEYYAYGPTKAEAVKELAASEGYDLARCYAYSDSVTDVPMLESVGHPHAVNPDRALRREAGAREWPILVFNRPVRLKQRLPALRMPPRPALVAAAAVGAAAATAGLVWYVNRGGRSSVRRGPFARV from the coding sequence ATGCTCAGAGCTGTGGAAAACCACTCGTCGCCCCGTACCGCCGCCTTCTTTGACCTCGACAAGACGGTCATCGCCAAGTCGTCGACACTGACCTTCAGCAAGTCCTTCTATCAAGGCGGCCTGATCAACCGCAGGGCTGTACTGCGTACGGCGTACGCTCAGTTCGTATTCCTGGCAGGTGGCGCGGACCACGACCAGATGGAGCGGATGCGCGAGTATCTCTCCGCCCTCTGCAAGGGCTGGAACGTCCGACAGGTCAAGCAGATCGTCGCCGAGACCCTGCACGATCTGATCGACCCGATCATTTACGACGAGGCCGCTTCTCTCATCGAGGAGCACCACACCGCCGGGCGCGATGTGGTGATCGTCTCCACCTCGGGCGCCGAGGTGGTCGAGCCGATCGGTGAGCTTCTCGGCGCCGACCGGGTCGTCGCCACCCGCATGGTGGTGGGCGCCGACGGGTGCTTCACCGGCGAGGTGGAGTACTACGCCTACGGCCCCACCAAGGCCGAAGCCGTAAAGGAACTCGCCGCCTCCGAGGGATACGACCTGGCGCGCTGCTACGCGTACAGCGACTCGGTGACCGACGTGCCCATGCTGGAGTCGGTCGGCCACCCCCACGCGGTCAACCCCGACCGGGCGCTGCGCCGCGAAGCAGGCGCCCGCGAGTGGCCGATTCTCGTCTTCAACCGGCCGGTGCGACTGAAGCAGCGGCTGCCCGCCCTGCGGATGCCGCCGCGGCCCGCACTGGTCGCCGCAGCAGCGGTCGGCGCCGCGGCAGCCACGGCCGGTCTCGTCTGGTACGTGAACAGGGGCGGCCGGAGCAGTGTCCGGCGCGGACCCTTTGCCCGAGTTTGA